In Candidatus Zixiibacteriota bacterium, the following are encoded in one genomic region:
- a CDS encoding TldD/PmbA family protein, protein MNLDKLSQSAIEHALAKGASYADFRYEELTEQDLAVRDARPETFNRSFSRGFAIRLIADGAWGFAAEAVTSEETIIVAVEKAFQIARASATINQKSIELAPVEKVTDSYKTPIKKDPFLVSLSEKVAYLEQLESMMRIDDQITTSSASMSFYKTSKFFASSAGSQITQDIYQAGIGASCGIIKSHREQYERAYPTPGGQWVTGGYEITEKFDFAESLPGLVEEVKALAWAKDCPEGEMDVVLSGDMLSLQIHESVGHPLELDRVFGYERNFSGISFATPDLLDNLKYASELVTFTADSKAPGGLATYAYDDEGVKTEKTPLIERGMLVNYLSDRETASRIGKKSTACCRASGWMNVPIVRIPNVLMNPGDKSFDQLIGEIDKGLYVTAPDSWSIDDNREGFTLGGQVGWLIEGGKLTTMVKSPRYSGSTVQFWNSCDAIGDESQWRIWGTPNCGKGQPGQNARTAQGCSPARFRKVRVG, encoded by the coding sequence ATGAATCTGGACAAGCTTTCACAATCTGCGATCGAGCATGCCCTGGCAAAAGGTGCTTCCTATGCCGATTTCCGCTATGAGGAACTGACCGAGCAGGACCTCGCGGTTCGCGACGCCCGGCCGGAGACCTTCAACCGCTCATTCTCAAGGGGTTTCGCGATCAGGCTGATTGCCGATGGAGCCTGGGGTTTTGCGGCTGAAGCGGTGACATCTGAGGAAACGATAATCGTGGCCGTTGAAAAGGCTTTCCAGATCGCCCGGGCTTCGGCAACTATAAATCAAAAATCAATCGAGCTGGCCCCGGTGGAGAAGGTGACGGACAGTTACAAAACACCGATAAAAAAAGATCCTTTCCTGGTGTCACTGTCCGAAAAAGTGGCCTATCTCGAACAGCTCGAGAGCATGATGCGAATCGATGACCAGATTACGACTTCCTCGGCTTCGATGAGTTTTTACAAGACCTCCAAATTTTTTGCCTCCAGTGCCGGGTCGCAGATTACCCAGGATATCTACCAGGCCGGGATCGGCGCTTCCTGCGGTATCATAAAGTCTCATCGCGAACAGTACGAAAGAGCCTATCCGACACCGGGCGGGCAATGGGTGACCGGCGGGTACGAGATCACCGAAAAGTTCGACTTTGCCGAAAGCCTGCCAGGTCTGGTGGAGGAGGTTAAAGCGCTGGCCTGGGCCAAAGACTGTCCCGAGGGCGAGATGGATGTGGTGCTTTCGGGAGATATGCTCTCGCTTCAGATCCATGAGTCGGTCGGTCATCCGCTCGAACTCGACCGTGTCTTCGGTTACGAGCGCAATTTCTCGGGTATCTCGTTTGCAACCCCGGACCTGCTCGATAACTTAAAATATGCTTCCGAGCTGGTCACTTTTACGGCAGATTCTAAAGCGCCCGGCGGGCTGGCAACTTACGCTTACGACGACGAGGGTGTGAAAACCGAGAAAACTCCTTTGATCGAGCGGGGAATGCTTGTCAATTATCTCTCGGACCGTGAAACAGCTTCCCGGATAGGTAAAAAATCGACTGCATGCTGTCGCGCGTCGGGCTGGATGAATGTGCCGATCGTGAGAATACCGAACGTGCTCATGAACCCGGGTGATAAAAGCTTTGACCAGCTTATTGGAGAAATAGACAAAGGTTTATATGTTACCGCGCCCGACAGCTGGTCGATCGACGATAATCGCGAGGGCTTTACCCTGGGTGGCCAGGTCGGTTGGTTGATCGAGGGAGGCAAACTGACTACCATGGTGAAATCTCCCCGTTACTCAGGGAGCACTGTCCAGTTCTGGAATTCATGCGATGCGATCGGAGACGAAAGCCAGTGGAGAATCTGGGGCACACCCAACTGCGGAAAAGGCCAGCCGGGGCAGAATGCCCGCACCGCACAGGGATGTTCACCCGCGCGTTTTCGAAAGGTCAGGGTAGGCTGA